Within the Govania unica genome, the region AACTTGCCCATCAGCGCCTGGACAAAATAATCAAACGTCCAGCCGGCGATGACGCAATAAAAGCTAAGGATGAGAAAGACAGCGAGCGTCCCCATGATGCCGAAACGACGCCAGTTGACGCTGATGCTTTGGGACTGCCGCAAGCGATCCATGGTTTGAACCGCGCTTGCGGCCCCCATGCGTCCAATGGCGTATTCCGCGATCAGGGCTGGAACGGCAATGAGAAATTGGGCGAGCAGAAATATCAGGACAAAAGCGCCCCCGCCGTTTTCTCCGGCAAGATAGGTAAAGCGCCAGACTGTATTGATCCCGATTGCGGTTCCGATGGACACAGCAATGAACAGGAGTTCGGAAGACCACTTCCGCTCGCCAGCAACAGTCATATGGAAACCCCGTTTACGCGATTAGTTGGAGACGACGGCTGTCGCCTCGATCTCGATCAGGAAATCCGGCAGGGCCAGACACTGAACACCGATCAACGTATTTGCCGGAGGTGTGGTACCGCCGAAAAATGCACCAATGCCTGCGCCGATGACGGCCAGTTTGTCGGGGCTGTGGTTGACCACATAGGTGCGGATCCGCACGACATCATCGGGTGTGGCACCGGCGGCGGCCAGCACGTCCTTGAGGTTCTGGAAGCTTTGCGCGATCTGCGCCGCAAGATCGCCCGCACCGACGACATTTCCCTGTGCGTCCCAGGCCACCTGACCGGCGCAATGAATGGTGCGCCCGCCTTCGGAGATGGTGGCGTGGGAAAACCCAAAGGGAACAGCCGGATACATTGAGTCTGGATTGAGAGTTTTACGGGACATGATCATTCACCTGTTAAATATTCAACGAGTTCCAACTGATTGCCGAAGGGATCGCAAAGATAGCGATTTTTGACACCCGCGCAGGGGCCTTCGGTCATTTCGATGGTGCCGGGCATGAGCTTGCAACCATGGCTTTCAAGATGCGCGGCCACCGCGTCGGCATCCTTGACGCGGAGGGCAATATGATGCCCACCCACATCCGAATTGCGCGGCGGTGTGCGGGTTGCGTCTGTGGGTTTGTGATACTGAAACAGCTCGAAATTCAAATTCGGCGCCAGTTCCAGCATGGCGAGCGTCAGGCAACCGCCCGGAACATTCACATGTTCGGCCATCCAGTCCTGCCCGCCAGGTCCAGGCGGCAGATCCTTCGCGTCAATGGGACCGAGACGATAAAGCTCTCTCGCCCCAAAGGCTTGTTGATAGAAACTGCTCACGGCGTCGATATCGGCCACCGTCCAGGACACATGATCGACTCGCTCAATGAGCTCACCAAAGCCAACAGATGGTCGCAAAGCCTTTTGATCGGCGGTCATTGTCTGCATCCTCCCTTACAACTTGCGAGATTTCCGTTCGAAGTTTGGCCTTCAAACCAGCTTCATACAATTGTCAGGAGCGGCATATAACGTTGCGTAAATCGCACCTTAATCTTGTCGTCCCCGCAGATAAGGTTAATGATTGCGTTTTTTGGAACAACACAAGACATTAATTGCTATTGCAACAATATAAGCAAGCTTCCTATTTTATAGACTAAGCTATTTATATGGATTTTGAGGGCTCTATGGATAGGAATTCTGTCGATTGGCGTGGTTATATGCCAGCCATAACCACCACCTTCACGCGTGATGGTGATTATGATGCACGCGGCCATGCTGAGCTTCTCGAATGGTTATATGCCGAAGGCATGCACGGAATCGTGGCGCTTGGCACCACGGGCGAATGGTTCAGTCTGCAACCAACCGAAAAAGCCGCAGTCTTTCAAAATATCGCGGCGACGCTCAAAGGTAAAATTCCGTTGATTGCCGGTTGCACCGGATATACGGCATCCGAGGTCGGTGCCAATATGGCCGCCGCCGCGGAGGCCGGGTTTGACGGCGTGCTGATCACGCCGCCGCCCTATATCTGTTTGTCCGACGCCGAAATTCTTGAATTTTACCGCGAAGCTGCCAAGCAGACGAAACTGCCGATCTGCATTTATAACTGGCCGCCCGGGACCAATATCGATCTGTCACTGCCCTTGATCGAAAAATTGATCGAGATCGATAATGTGGTGGCGCTTAAACATTCGACCAGTCGGTTGGATCATTTCTCCAAAGTGTTTTTCGCCATTCGCGATCGCGTGCGGGTGTTCGGCTTTAATATGGATGAGCTTGGGCTGACGTTGCTCGCGCATCAGGGCGGCGATGGCACCATGGGCGCGGGTGCGGTTCTTGGGCGCGACCATCCGAATTTCTATAATGAAATCTGGAACGGAAATTTGGAGGCAGCTCGGGAATGCGGGGCCCGCGATCGCGTGATCCTGACCGAATGGTATACGGAGCATCTGACGGCGCGCTTCGGCTCGCCACAAGCGATCCTCAAAGAAGCCTTCAATGTGATGGGTCTGCCCGGTGGCTATCCACGTCGCCCGATTCTGCCTTTGCAGGACAGTGAGCGGGAGATTGTCAGGGCCACTTTGGAAAAGCTCGGCAAGATATAAGCCTGCGGCTCAGCGCTTCAGTCCTTGCGACAGATTTGACGACACCAGGTTCATGAAAGAAATAATCGCGGTTGGCAATTGCCGACCGCGCCGGGTCATGACGTTCACCGTGGTTTCTGCCAGGATCGGATTGTCGATGGGAATGGACACCAGACTGCCCTGAGCAATTTCGGCCAAGGCGGCAACCTGCGGCAAAATGGTCGAGCCTTTGCCCGAATAGGTGAAGTCCTTCAACAGCGCCAGCGAATTCGACGTGAAGTTCGCCTTCAGATGCACGCCGTCGCGCAGTTGCGCCTGTTCCAGCATCTGACGAATGCGAAAAGAATGCCCGGGCAGCGCCAGCAATTCATTGCCGAGATCTTTCAACTGCACAGTGTCCTGCTTGGCCAGCGGATGGCCCGGCGCGACCATGAAACAAATCGGTGCGGGAAGCGATAACCGGCGGCTCAGACGCGGATCGGCGGGGGCCTCGAATGTCAGGCCGAAATGCACGTCATCTTCACTCACCATGCGAGCAAGGTCATTGGTGGCGGCAATTTCCACATTGATGCTGATGCCGGGATGGGCGGCGATGAAATCGGCGACGATAGAGGCAAAATGATTGCTGACGAAACCTTCCCCCATGGCAACCTGAATATTGCCCCGGCGCTGGCCGCGCAGATTTTCGATATTTTCGCGAAAGGTTTCCTCAAGCGCCAGTTCTTCCCGGTAATAGTCGATGACGGAATCACCGGCTTCAGTCAGTTTGATGGAGCGCCGCCCGCGCTCGATCAAAGGCAACCCAACTTCTTCTTCCAGCAGTGAAATCTGACGGCTGATGGACGATGGCGCCACGTTCAAAAGATCGCTCGCCGCCCGCATGGACCCCGCCTTATGGGTCATATAAAAATAATGTATCCGCGACAGGCTGAGTTTTTTCATGTAGGCAGGTCCAAGGGTTGCGGCTTTTAACGCATAATGCGATTTGCAGTGTCATTATTGCAAAGAAGGGCGGCTATGTGCCAGCTCTTTGTTCAGAGACTGCGGGCAACGGCGACGATGGCCGAGCGGGACGAGATATTGAGCTTGCGGTAGATGCTTTTGCGGTAGCCCATGGCCGTATTCACCGAAATATCCATGCGCCGGGCGATTTCCTTGCTGGTCAGTCCATCCCGCAACATGACAAAGGCTTCGACCTCGCGCGGGCTGAGCAGGGATATCTCGCTGTCCAGAATAACAGGTTGAGGAATGATACACTTTTTCACATAAGGCTGTTCCTGCGGCCCGCCATCCTGAGCATGGAAAGACGACAGGATCTCCGGTGAAATCAGTCTTTTCATCATGGCATACTGGATGTGCTGTCCCGTCACGGCGGAAATTTCCTGCGCTTTTTTCATCTCTGATTTTGTCTCTGCCATATCCTGTGACTGGCAGGCGATGCTGGCTGAGAGAAGATGAAACTCCATTTGATAGCGCCGTGCTCCAATTTCTTCCACCAGCTTGCCGAATTGAATTGTGAGGCTGCGCGCTTTGTCCATATCACCAAGCTCAAGAGACAGACGCGCCATGACGGCCAGGGTCGGGACGGCCACAAGCCATCGTTCAGGAAGCGACGGATCGCTATCATTGCTCAGGCGTAAAAGCCCAAGCGTTTCAGCCTTCCTTTGCGCGCGATCGACATCGCCATGCCACAGCATGAGATCAATCATTTGCAGCGACAACATGGATGTGAGCCGTGGCAGCATGCGTTCGGAAAACAGGGCCAGTCCGTCTTCGAGGATGGAGAGGGCGGAGTCGAGGCCGTAATGCTGCAGGCGATGGACAGAGGCGACCTTGTAAACGGTAAAGACAAGGTCGACCCAGATGACGCTGTTGTCGATAATGTCGAAAATCGGCGCCACCAGTTCCCATGCGGCATCGATGCGGCCCCATTCTAAAAGAACATCCGCCTTGCACACATTCGGCAGGATGGCCTGTGCGCTGTTCGGGCCAAAGGCGGCGCTTGCGGAGTGATAGGCGTGATCGAACGAAGATAGCGCTTCATCCAGTCGCGCCATGGCCAGCAAGGACGCGCCGCGCCCCATATGGGAATAGGCTTCGATAAAAGCGGCCTCCATATTGGCGGAGCGTCTGGCCGCGATATGTCCGGAGGCGGCACCCTGTCTGAAATCGCCAGCCCAATAATAGAGCCAGCAGAGAAGATCATAGGCAAGGGCCCGCAGTCTCGGATCGAGCGCGGGTTCTGATTCAAGTCGCCGCTCCAGACTGTTCAAGCGTTCAGGCGACCAGAATTTATCTTCGAGCATGGAGATCAAAAGATCGGTAATGGCGCAATCAATTTCGATGAAGACGCGGGTCTGCGCAGGATCCATGCCGGAGATTTGAGGCAGTTGATCCTGCAGAATAGTAAAAATATATCGGGCATGTTCTATCTGACCGTGATGCAATAAATAATGCGCGCGGGCAAGTTGCAGGGTGGGATAGAAATCGAGCGCATTCCGCATGGCGTCTTCAAGCGGCCGCCAGATTGAAATCCCGGCGTCGAGCGTCAGCCGCCAGCCCCCGCATTCCATAGCGATCTGTTCCAGAAAGGCCAGATCCCTGGTGGCATAAGCATGTCGCAAGGCATCGCGATAATGTCTGTTGTCCACCAGCCAGCGGGCGGCCACGGCATGGATGTCGCTTTCCATCACGGGATTATGACGGCGCAACCGATCCAGCAGGAATTCGCGAAACAGATGATGATAGCGGAACCAGGATTTCTCGCTGTCGACGGAAAACAGAAAGAGATTATGGGTCTTCAACCAGTCGAGCGTTTGCCAGCCATCCGCGCGTCCGGTGATGGCATTG harbors:
- a CDS encoding RidA family protein, yielding MSRKTLNPDSMYPAVPFGFSHATISEGGRTIHCAGQVAWDAQGNVVGAGDLAAQIAQSFQNLKDVLAAAGATPDDVVRIRTYVVNHSPDKLAVIGAGIGAFFGGTTPPANTLIGVQCLALPDFLIEIEATAVVSN
- a CDS encoding VOC family protein; translated protein: MTADQKALRPSVGFGELIERVDHVSWTVADIDAVSSFYQQAFGARELYRLGPIDAKDLPPGPGGQDWMAEHVNVPGGCLTLAMLELAPNLNFELFQYHKPTDATRTPPRNSDVGGHHIALRVKDADAVAAHLESHGCKLMPGTIEMTEGPCAGVKNRYLCDPFGNQLELVEYLTGE
- a CDS encoding dihydrodipicolinate synthase family protein: MDRNSVDWRGYMPAITTTFTRDGDYDARGHAELLEWLYAEGMHGIVALGTTGEWFSLQPTEKAAVFQNIAATLKGKIPLIAGCTGYTASEVGANMAAAAEAGFDGVLITPPPYICLSDAEILEFYREAAKQTKLPICIYNWPPGTNIDLSLPLIEKLIEIDNVVALKHSTSRLDHFSKVFFAIRDRVRVFGFNMDELGLTLLAHQGGDGTMGAGAVLGRDHPNFYNEIWNGNLEAARECGARDRVILTEWYTEHLTARFGSPQAILKEAFNVMGLPGGYPRRPILPLQDSEREIVRATLEKLGKI
- a CDS encoding LysR family transcriptional regulator gives rise to the protein MKKLSLSRIHYFYMTHKAGSMRAASDLLNVAPSSISRQISLLEEEVGLPLIERGRRSIKLTEAGDSVIDYYREELALEETFRENIENLRGQRRGNIQVAMGEGFVSNHFASIVADFIAAHPGISINVEIAATNDLARMVSEDDVHFGLTFEAPADPRLSRRLSLPAPICFMVAPGHPLAKQDTVQLKDLGNELLALPGHSFRIRQMLEQAQLRDGVHLKANFTSNSLALLKDFTYSGKGSTILPQVAALAEIAQGSLVSIPIDNPILAETTVNVMTRRGRQLPTAIISFMNLVSSNLSQGLKR
- a CDS encoding helix-turn-helix transcriptional regulator, yielding MAWRSDLYEWNIHPPFAQTKGLLRARLLKLPREPEHIILVTAPAGYGKTTFMVQHYLAFKSAGYDVGWLSLDEPLRDGGDFASCLAYVSENATRQQTTPPRATTLGQNTSGKDILKTVLSPHAPVKRPLILYLDDFHLAESDETLALLNHVLETLPKHVFVVMASRTRPKLPLARLMSKGRLREITSQQLAFTNDEARSFLNNSIALDIAETLITRTEGWPAGLQLCRFMFELDSEDDAHAPHKRIIDMTRINGRLNGIADYLAEQVFESLDTTKQAFLLKTSVLDQISGDLANAITGRADGWQTLDWLKTHNLFLFSVDSEKSWFRYHHLFREFLLDRLRRHNPVMESDIHAVAARWLVDNRHYRDALRHAYATRDLAFLEQIAMECGGWRLTLDAGISIWRPLEDAMRNALDFYPTLQLARAHYLLHHGQIEHARYIFTILQDQLPQISGMDPAQTRVFIEIDCAITDLLISMLEDKFWSPERLNSLERRLESEPALDPRLRALAYDLLCWLYYWAGDFRQGAASGHIAARRSANMEAAFIEAYSHMGRGASLLAMARLDEALSSFDHAYHSASAAFGPNSAQAILPNVCKADVLLEWGRIDAAWELVAPIFDIIDNSVIWVDLVFTVYKVASVHRLQHYGLDSALSILEDGLALFSERMLPRLTSMLSLQMIDLMLWHGDVDRAQRKAETLGLLRLSNDSDPSLPERWLVAVPTLAVMARLSLELGDMDKARSLTIQFGKLVEEIGARRYQMEFHLLSASIACQSQDMAETKSEMKKAQEISAVTGQHIQYAMMKRLISPEILSSFHAQDGGPQEQPYVKKCIIPQPVILDSEISLLSPREVEAFVMLRDGLTSKEIARRMDISVNTAMGYRKSIYRKLNISSRSAIVAVARSL